Proteins from a genomic interval of Pantoea deleyi:
- the sdiA gene encoding transcriptional regulator SdiA has protein sequence MSTENYFAWRSEVKKQFQALTLSSELKALLQHFTESLGFDYFAFLIQHPVPFTRPRIHLHSTYPRLWVKRYEKQNYYAVDPVLTLCQQPGRGMAWSREQFADAGNLWDEAREYGLLSGFSCSAMAPNRVIGILSISSKQSIPVQLCHAELEVKLHLLAELSLATLERIRDEAMMVLKNEFSQRELEILKWTAEGKTAAEISLILSISEHTVNFHQKNMQKRFNVSNKTQIACYAAAIGLI, from the coding sequence ATGAGCACTGAAAATTATTTCGCCTGGCGAAGTGAGGTGAAAAAACAATTTCAGGCATTAACGCTTTCTTCCGAACTGAAGGCATTATTGCAACACTTTACTGAATCTTTAGGCTTCGACTATTTTGCCTTTCTGATTCAGCATCCGGTGCCTTTTACCCGACCGCGTATTCATTTGCATAGCACCTACCCCCGACTCTGGGTAAAGCGTTATGAGAAGCAGAATTATTACGCTGTCGATCCGGTGCTCACATTATGTCAGCAGCCGGGCAGGGGGATGGCCTGGTCACGGGAGCAGTTTGCTGACGCCGGCAACCTGTGGGATGAGGCGAGAGAATATGGGCTGCTTAGCGGTTTTTCGTGCTCTGCAATGGCACCAAATCGCGTCATTGGTATATTATCTATATCATCGAAACAGTCCATTCCTGTCCAGCTCTGCCATGCTGAGCTGGAGGTAAAACTACATCTTTTAGCGGAACTAAGCCTGGCTACGCTGGAACGCATCCGCGATGAAGCCATGATGGTACTGAAGAACGAGTTTAGTCAGCGCGAGCTGGAAATTCTGAAATGGACAGCCGAAGGAAAAACGGCGGCCGAAATTTCACTGATTTTATCTATCTCTGAACATACCGTTAACTTTCATCAAAAAAATATGCAAAAGCGTTTCAATGTTTCCAATAAAACGCAAATTGCCTGCTATGCAGCGGCAATCGGACTGATCTGA
- the uvrC gene encoding excinuclease ABC subunit UvrC, whose amino-acid sequence MNDVFDSKAFLSTVTSKPGVYRMYDASGTVIYVGKAKDLKKRLTSYFRTQVGSRKTEALVSNIQHIDVTVTHTETEALLLEHNYIKLYQPRYNVLLRDDKSYPYIFLSSDTHPRLAMHRGAKHAKGEYFGPFPNGYAVRETLGLLQKVFPIRQCENSVYRNRSRPCLQYQIGRCLGPCVAGLVSEEEYAQQTDYVRLFLAGKDDQVLNQLVKRMEEASVGLRFEEAARLRDQIQAVRRITEKQFVSNQGDDLDVMGVAYDAGMACLHVLFIRQGKVLGSRSYFPKVPVDTDLAEVVQTFVGQFYLQGSEARTLPGDILLDFTLPERELLAESLSELAGRRVNIQSKPRGDRARYLKLARTNAATALTTRLSQHSTIHQRLMALAEFLTLDKIRRMECFDISHTMGEQTIASCVVFDQNGPLRADYRRYNITSITPGDDYAAMNQVLRRRYGKAIEEDKIPDVILIDGGKGQLAQALQVFAELDVPWDKSRPVLLGVAKGSDRKAGLETLFFEAEGEGVSLPPDAPALHVIQHIRDDAHNHAISGHRKKRAKVKNTSALESIEGVGPKRRQQLLKYMGGLQPLLNASVEEIANVPGISHALAEKIYYSLKH is encoded by the coding sequence GTGAATGACGTTTTTGATTCTAAAGCCTTTCTGAGTACGGTAACCAGCAAGCCCGGTGTTTACCGCATGTATGACGCCTCAGGCACTGTCATCTATGTGGGTAAAGCCAAAGACCTGAAGAAGCGTCTGACCAGCTACTTCCGCACCCAGGTCGGCAGCCGCAAAACCGAAGCGCTGGTCAGCAATATCCAGCACATCGATGTCACCGTTACCCATACCGAAACCGAAGCGCTGCTGCTTGAGCATAACTACATCAAGCTCTATCAGCCGCGCTATAACGTGCTGCTGCGCGACGATAAATCCTATCCCTACATCTTTCTGAGCAGCGATACCCACCCGCGGCTGGCGATGCACCGTGGCGCCAAACATGCCAAAGGGGAGTACTTTGGTCCGTTCCCCAACGGCTATGCGGTACGCGAAACCCTGGGGCTGCTGCAGAAAGTCTTTCCTATCCGTCAGTGCGAAAACAGCGTCTACCGCAATCGCTCCCGACCCTGTCTGCAGTATCAGATAGGCCGCTGTCTGGGGCCCTGTGTGGCGGGTCTGGTCAGCGAAGAGGAGTATGCACAGCAAACCGATTACGTGCGGCTTTTCCTGGCCGGTAAGGACGATCAGGTTCTGAACCAGCTGGTGAAACGCATGGAAGAGGCCAGCGTCGGCCTGCGCTTTGAAGAGGCGGCCCGGCTGCGCGATCAGATTCAGGCCGTGCGCCGCATCACCGAGAAGCAGTTTGTCTCGAATCAAGGCGATGACCTGGATGTAATGGGCGTGGCGTATGACGCAGGCATGGCCTGTCTGCATGTGCTCTTTATCCGCCAGGGTAAGGTGCTGGGCAGCCGCAGCTACTTCCCGAAGGTGCCGGTGGATACCGATCTGGCGGAGGTCGTACAGACCTTTGTCGGGCAGTTCTACCTGCAGGGCAGCGAGGCTCGCACCCTGCCGGGCGATATCCTGCTGGACTTCACCCTGCCGGAGCGCGAGCTGCTGGCTGAGTCACTTAGTGAGCTGGCGGGACGCCGGGTCAACATTCAGAGCAAGCCGCGTGGCGATCGCGCCCGTTACCTGAAGCTGGCACGCACCAACGCTGCGACGGCGCTGACCACGCGTCTGTCACAGCACTCGACCATCCATCAGCGGCTGATGGCGCTGGCGGAGTTTCTGACGCTCGACAAAATCAGGCGCATGGAGTGTTTCGACATCAGTCACACCATGGGCGAGCAGACCATCGCCTCCTGCGTGGTGTTTGACCAGAACGGGCCGCTGCGCGCCGATTATCGTCGCTACAACATCACCAGCATCACGCCGGGTGATGACTACGCCGCCATGAATCAGGTGCTGCGACGCCGTTATGGTAAGGCGATTGAAGAAGATAAGATCCCGGATGTGATTCTGATCGACGGCGGTAAAGGCCAGCTGGCCCAGGCGCTGCAGGTTTTCGCCGAACTGGATGTGCCCTGGGACAAGAGCCGGCCTGTTCTGCTGGGCGTCGCCAAAGGCAGCGATCGTAAAGCGGGCCTGGAGACGCTGTTCTTCGAAGCGGAAGGCGAGGGCGTTTCGCTGCCGCCAGATGCCCCGGCGCTGCATGTGATTCAGCATATTCGTGACGACGCTCACAACCATGCGATTTCGGGCCACCGTAAAAAACGGGCTAAAGTGAAGAACACCAGTGCGCTGGAAAGCATCGAAGGGGTAGGGCCAAAACGGCGTCAGCAACTGCTTAAGTACATGGGGGGCCTGCAACCGCTGCTGAATGCGTCGGTGGAGGAGATCGCCAATGTGCCTGGTATCTCGCACGCGCTGGCAGAAAAAATATACTACTCCCTGAAACACTAG
- the uvrY gene encoding UvrY/SirA/GacA family response regulator transcription factor: MISVLLVDDHELVRAGIRRILEDVKGLAVVGEVNCGEDAAKWCRSHQVDVILMDMNMPGIGGLEATRKIVRYNPDIKIIMLTIHTENPLPAKVMQAGAAGYLSKGAAPQEVINAIRSVNAGQRYIASDIAQQMALSQIEPQKAESPFSCLSERELQIMLMITRGQKVTEISEQLNLSPKTVNSYRYRMFSKLNISGDVELTHLAIRHGLFNAEPLISSE; encoded by the coding sequence TTGATCAGTGTGCTTCTTGTTGATGACCATGAACTTGTCCGTGCCGGTATCCGTCGCATCCTGGAGGATGTCAAAGGTCTGGCCGTGGTCGGAGAGGTGAACTGTGGCGAGGATGCGGCGAAGTGGTGCCGCTCCCATCAGGTTGATGTGATCCTGATGGACATGAACATGCCGGGCATCGGCGGACTGGAGGCGACGCGCAAAATCGTGCGCTATAACCCCGATATCAAAATCATCATGCTGACCATTCACACGGAAAATCCGCTGCCTGCTAAAGTGATGCAGGCGGGTGCCGCCGGCTACCTGAGTAAAGGGGCTGCGCCGCAGGAGGTGATCAATGCCATCCGCTCAGTAAACGCCGGTCAGCGCTACATCGCATCGGACATTGCTCAGCAGATGGCGCTGAGTCAGATTGAGCCGCAAAAAGCGGAATCCCCCTTCAGCTGTTTGTCGGAAAGGGAATTGCAGATTATGCTGATGATCACCCGTGGACAAAAGGTGACGGAAATTTCCGAGCAGTTAAATCTCAGTCCTAAAACCGTTAACAGTTACCGCTACCGGATGTTCAGTAAGCTGAATATCAGTGGCGACGTCGAGTTAACGCATCTGGCCATTCGACATGGCCTCTTTAATGCGGAGCCGTTAATCAGTAGTGAATGA
- a CDS encoding acyl-homoserine-lactone synthase — MKIVQTQLKDMPSSLLAELGSYRYSVFARGEGWSIPPRLSTPGQEYDRYDRSDVTWLIAWNARFGISGCARLMPWFEPEQSEGIVLPFSHEKVWEMSRFSARLEVDAELPLNILWHAVQLAELNGMEYIISSATPMLEKMFEQHQVVYEPLTPGLILSEDNLFAIRIPVVQPALAEKYRGTRRFSPEEVLPTLGVSVNWQAHN, encoded by the coding sequence ATGAAAATAGTGCAAACGCAGTTAAAGGATATGCCATCCTCATTACTTGCCGAGCTGGGCAGCTACCGGTACAGCGTCTTTGCGCGCGGCGAGGGGTGGTCAATTCCTCCCCGCCTCAGCACGCCTGGACAGGAGTATGATCGCTACGATCGTTCAGATGTGACCTGGCTGATCGCCTGGAATGCCCGCTTCGGGATCAGCGGCTGCGCCCGTCTGATGCCGTGGTTTGAGCCTGAGCAGAGCGAAGGCATCGTCCTGCCGTTCAGTCATGAGAAGGTGTGGGAGATGTCGCGCTTTTCCGCCCGGCTGGAGGTGGACGCCGAACTGCCACTGAATATTCTGTGGCACGCGGTGCAGCTGGCAGAACTGAACGGCATGGAATACATCATCAGCTCGGCCACGCCGATGCTGGAGAAAATGTTTGAGCAGCATCAGGTTGTTTACGAACCGCTGACGCCGGGACTGATTCTGTCGGAAGATAATCTGTTTGCGATCCGGATTCCGGTGGTGCAGCCCGCGCTGGCCGAGAAGTATCGTGGCACACGGCGCTTCAGCCCGGAAGAGGTGCTGCCGACGCTGGGCGTGTCGGTGAACTGGCAGGCACATAATTAA
- a CDS encoding DUF2594 family protein, with protein sequence MSDEDFATSQEAQKLSDEIAGLKMMITLILKGMGQADAGKVIINMERYVQTLGDKPQAEVFSNTIKQIKTAYRQ encoded by the coding sequence ATGAGCGATGAAGATTTTGCTACTTCGCAGGAAGCCCAGAAATTATCGGATGAAATCGCGGGTCTGAAGATGATGATCACCCTTATCCTCAAAGGGATGGGTCAGGCTGATGCCGGAAAAGTGATTATCAACATGGAGCGCTATGTGCAGACGCTGGGCGATAAGCCGCAGGCGGAAGTGTTCAGCAATACCATCAAACAGATCAAAACGGCTTACCGCCAGTAA